A region of Desulfocurvus vexinensis DSM 17965 DNA encodes the following proteins:
- the cas2 gene encoding CRISPR-associated endonuclease Cas2, which translates to MLMLVTYDVNTEDRAGCARLRRMAKLCLDYGQRVQFSVFECEVDPAQWEALRHKLVAAMDPQRDSLRFYRLGREGKRRIEHVGIKEPVDLDGPLVV; encoded by the coding sequence GTGCTGATGCTCGTGACCTACGATGTGAACACCGAGGACCGCGCGGGGTGCGCGCGGCTGCGGCGGATGGCCAAACTGTGCCTGGACTACGGGCAGCGCGTGCAGTTTTCGGTTTTCGAGTGCGAAGTGGATCCGGCACAGTGGGAGGCGCTGCGCCACAAGCTGGTCGCGGCCATGGACCCCCAGCGTGACAGCCTGCGCTTCTACCGCCTGGGCCGCGAGGGCAAACGCCGGATCGAGCATGTGGGCATCAAGGAGCCGGTGGACCTGGACGGGCCGCTGGTGGTGTGA